The genomic interval AGTGCTTCGGCTTCGCCTAAAACAATTTTGAAATTATAATTAACTGCTTTTTCTAAAGGAACTTCTTTATCTGAAAATCCTGCCGAAGTAACTAATAATGCTGTATAAGTATTTGGTGATTCCAAATAAAAACGTCCGTCTTCATTAGAAACAATTCCGGTATTAGAACCTTTAAAAACCACATTGGCAAAAGGTATCGGCTGGTTAGACTTGTCCAAAACAATTCCACTCACTTTCGTTTGTGCAGTAGCAATAGCCGCAAATGCGAATACAAAAAATAGGCTGAGTAAAATTATTCTTTTCATTGTCTGGGCAAAAAAAAACTTCATCAATTAACTATGAATGATGAAGTTTTGTGAGTATTTTAAATATGTATTATTTGTATAATACTTTCTTTACTGCTTTTACTACATCACCAGCATTTGGCAACCAGTCTTTTAGCAATACTGGCGAGTAAGGCGCTGGAGTATCTGCAGTTGTAATACGTTGAATTGGTGCATCAAGAAAATCGAATGCTTGTTCTTGAACAATATATGTAATCTCAGAAGAAACACTTGCAAATGGCCAAGCTTCTTCAAGAATTACTAAACGGTTTGTTTTTTTAACAGATTTAAGAATTGCATCTTTATCCATAGGACGAACCGTTCTTAAATCGATAATTTCACAAGAAATTCCTTCTTTAGCTAATTCATCAGCAGCAATAAAAGCTTCCTTGATGATTTTTCCAAAAGAAACGATTGTTACATCTGTACCTTCACGTTTAATATCAGCAACTCCTAATGGAATAGTATATTCTCCGTCTGGCACTTCACCTTTATCACCATACATTTGCTCAGATTCCATGAAAATTACAGGATCGTTATCGCGAATTGCAGATTTTAAAAGTCCTTTTGCA from Flavobacterium sp. YJ01 carries:
- a CDS encoding pyruvate dehydrogenase complex E1 component subunit beta is translated as MRTIQFREAICEAMSEEMRHDESIYLMGEEVAEYNGAYKASKGMLAEFGEKRVIDTPIAELGFTGIAVGSAMNGNRPIVEYMTFNFCLVGIDQIINNAAKMRQMTGGQFNVPIVFRGPTASAGQLGATHSQALENWFANTPGLKVVVPSTPYDAKGLLKSAIRDNDPVIFMESEQMYGDKGEVPDGEYTIPLGVADIKREGTDVTIVSFGKIIKEAFIAADELAKEGISCEIIDLRTVRPMDKDAILKSVKKTNRLVILEEAWPFASVSSEITYIVQEQAFDFLDAPIQRITTADTPAPYSPVLLKDWLPNAGDVVKAVKKVLYK